One genomic segment of Hevea brasiliensis isolate MT/VB/25A 57/8 chromosome 3, ASM3005281v1, whole genome shotgun sequence includes these proteins:
- the LOC110663716 gene encoding fructose-bisphosphate aldolase 6, cytosolic: MSCFKGKYTDELIANAAYIGTPGKGILAADESTGTIGKRLASINVENVEDNRRALRELLFTTPGGLQYLSGVILFEETLYQKSNSGKPFVDILKEGGVLPGIKVDKGTVELAGTNGETTTQGLDGLGQRCQKYYEAGARFAKWRAVLKIGPNEPSQLAINENANGLARYAIICQENGLVPIVEPEILVDGPHDINKCAEVTERVLAACYKALNDHHVLLEGTLLKPNMVTPGSESKKVAPEVIAEYTVRALQRTVPAAVPAIVFLSGGQSEEEATLNLNAMNRLKTKKPWSLSFSFGRALQQSTLKAWAGKEENVKKAQDAFLVRCKANSEATLGTYKGDATLGEGAAESLHVKDYKY; this comes from the exons aTGTCTTGCTTCAAGGGCAAATACACCG ATGAGCTCATTGCCAATGCTGCTTACATTGGCACCCCTGGAAAGGGTATTCTTGCTGCTGATGAGTCTACTGGCACCATTGGCAAGCGTCTAGCAAGCATCAATGTTGAGAATGTTGAGGACAACAGAAGGGCTCTTCGGGAGCTCCTCTTCACAACCCCTGGTGGCCTCCAATACCTTAGCGGTGTGATTCTTTTTGAGGAAACCCTGTACCAGAAGTCTAATTCAG GCAAGCCTTTTGTTGACATCTTGAAGGAGGGTGGTGTCCTCCCTGGTATTAAGGTCGACAAGGGTACTGTTGAGCTTGCTGGTACCAATGGTGAGACTACAACCCAGGGTCTTGATGGCCTTGGCCAGCGTTGCCAGAAATATTATGAAGCTGGCGCACGTTTTGCCAAATGGCGTGCTGTGCTCAAGATTGGCCCCAATGAGCCATCTCAGCTTGCCATCAACGAGAATGCAAATGGATTGGCCAGATATGCCATCATCTGCCAGGAGAATGGCTTGGTCCCTATTGTGGAGCCTGAGATCTTGGTTGATGGGCCTCATGACATTAACAAGTGTGCTGAGGTTACTGAACGTGTTCTTGCTGCATGCTACAAAGCTCTCAATGACCACCATGTCTTGCTTGAGGGAACTCTTTTGAAGCCCAACATGGTGACCCCCGGATCAGAATCCAAAAAGGTCGCACCTGAGGTCATTGCTGAGTACACAGTCCGTGCCCTCCAACGCACTGTGCCTGCTGCTGTTCCTGCTATTGTGTTCTTGTCTGGTGGCCAGAGTGAGGAGGAAGCTACCCTCAACCTCAATGCCATGAACAGGCTCAAGACCAAGAAGCCATGGTCGTTATCCTTCTCCTTTGGACGTGCTCTTCAGCAGAGTACACTCAAGGCTTGGGCTGGCAAGGAGGAGAATGTAAAGAAGGCTCAGGATGCATTCCTCGTCAGGTGCAAGGCCAACTCAGAGGCAACTCTTGGAACTTACAAGGGCGATGCCACTCTTGGTGAGGGTGCTGCAGAGAGCCTCCATGTTAAGGACTACAAATACTAA
- the LOC110663717 gene encoding trihelix transcription factor PTL: MEMEDQNHHNQYSIDLRQFISGRPTHFPAIPQPPSAELFSAHRNLPPQAHHYDMMMLMSRGGGLHDFHSDSTTASCVLPPPPPPPPAPPAAAAANSGNTSVAAASATPTLSGLEAEVGSFGGDGGTGRWPRQETLTLLEIRSRLDSKFKEANQKGPLWDEVSRIMSEEHGYQRSGKKCREKFENLYKYYKKTKEGKAGRQDGKHYRFFRQLEALYGETNNPASFPETQFVGSSHRFHTGTQANNEIFHSQKLCNSHSLSNSSEFDTSSSEDNDLSTATLVENDSTEKRRKRRDGKSWKAKIKDFIDSQMRKLIERQEAWLEKLTKTMEQKEQERTFREEEWRKQEAARLDREQKFWAKERAWIEARDAALMETLRKLTGRETNASSPEELMRAHEIQNQRENGIENGSERAQCDSWTEAEVTRLMQLRSNMGSRFQQNGCMDEEEALWEDISAKMACMGYERSALMCKEKWDSINNYTRKTKEGSNKKRKENSRGCCYFQNNESIYNPAGDYCEINEQGPETVRLQANEGCSPANSNAGNAVSDSCFRYLMGDGGENLWENYGLKLSKGDQN; the protein is encoded by the exons ATGGAAATGGAAGATCAAAATCACCATAATCAGTATAGCATAGATCTCAGGCAATTCATCAGTGGGAGGCCAACCCACTTCCCTGCCATCCCACAGCCACCGTCAGCTGAGCTCTTCTCTGCCCACAGGAATCTGCCACCACAGGCCCACCACTACGACATGATGATGCTGATGTCTCGGGGTGGTGGTTTACACGACTTCCACTCGGATTCTACTACTGCTTCTTGTGTCCTTCCTCCTCCTccgcctcctcctcctgctcctcctgctgctgctgctgctaatAGTGGTAATACCAGTGTCGCTGCAGCTTCTGCTACGCCAACGCTAAGTGGGTTAGAGGCTGAGGTAGGCTCTTTTGGTGGTGATGGTGGCACTGGAAGGTGGCCTCGACAAGAGACTTTAACACTTCTTGAGATCAGATCTCGTCTTGATTCCAAGTTTAAGGAGGCTAATCAAAAGGGTCCTTTGTGGGATGAGGTTTCTAG GATCATGTCTGAGGAGCATGGGTATCAGAGAAGTGGCAAGAAATGCAGGGAAAAGTTTGAAAACTTGTACAAGTACTACAAGAAGACTAAGGAAGGAAAAGCAGGAAGACAAGATGGTAAGCACTATAGATTCTTTAGGCAACTTGAAGCTCTTTATGGAGAGACAAACAATCCTGCCTCATTTCCAGAAACCCAATTTGTTGGAAGTAGTCATCGATTTCACACAGGTACTCAAGCAAACAATGAGATCTTTCATTCTCAAAAGCTTTGTAATAGTCATAGTCTCTCCAACTCCTCCGAATTCGATACCTCTTCTTCTGAGGACAATGATCTAAGCAcggctacattagtggagaatgATTCAACAgaaaagagaaggaagagaagagaTGGAAAGAGCTGGAAGGCAAAGATAAAAGACTTTATCGATTCGCAGATGAGGAAGCTAATTGAGAGGCAAGAGGCATGGTTGGAGAAATTGACAAAGACCATGGAGCAAAAGGAGCAAGAGAGAACTTTCAGAGAGGAAGAATGGAGGAAACAAGAAGCTGCCAGGTTAGATAGAGAGCAGAAGTTTTGGGCTAAGGAGCGAGCCTGGATCGAGGCTCGTGATGCTGCTTTAATGGAAACCTTGCGAAAATTAACAGGAAGAGAAACAAATGCTTCGTCTCCCGAAGAACTGATGAGGGCTCATGAGATTCAAAATCAAAGAGAAaatgggattgaaaatggaagtgAAAGAGCACAATGCGATAGCTGGACAGAAGCTGAAGTTACAAGACTAATGCAATTGAGAAGTAACATGGGATCAAGGTTTCAGCAAAATGGGTGCATGGACGAGGAGGAGGCTTTATGGGAGGACATATCTGCAAAGATGGCTTGTATGGGCTATGAAAGGAGTGCCTTGATGTGCAAGGAGAAATGGGATAGCATCAACAATTATACAAGGAAAACCAAGGAGGGTAGCAATAAGAAACGCAAGGAGAATTCAAGAGGCTGTTGTTACTTCCAAAACAATGAGTCTATATACAATCCTGCAGGAGATTATTGTGAGATCAACGAACAAGGACCAGAAACAGTGAGGCTTCAAGCAAATGAAGGTTGTTCACCAGCAAATTCTAATGCTGGAAATGCAGTGAGTGATAGCTGCTTTCGATACTTGATGGGGGATGGGGGGGAGAACTTGTGGGAGAATTATGGGTTGAAGCTTAGTAAAGGAGATCAAAATTAG